In the genome of Nymphaea colorata isolate Beijing-Zhang1983 chromosome 9, ASM883128v2, whole genome shotgun sequence, one region contains:
- the LOC116260564 gene encoding uncharacterized protein LOC116260564 isoform X5, with the protein MDENHDDNSDEDDDDDDSDDDDDDGDANNAENCVQPSENSTTISTELALIPCMFSEGTSVEVLKHESSQRFWINGKIVRISEGKAFVHFAEAIEEQHDGWFSLKFGPDKGKEAASSFNMRPTLDLGRLPNEIYLVEHSKEVMEVLVKGQLVEAWVDNRWIEGAFLGTSDAQLLIDLHGDYGRFILSPENVRLMPIWIPDENSWQITVVKLRKMTTSLHDVPDVKCATGTGRNINQDKRKESSRKRHEENAFPTSLSAEEYVFRSNLLSSLVVSWSPMLHLSTNLGAVAISGFSKTCALLAVGGKCGKISFWRFNEPNSYTVDQCPVSVDATLVGILQAHTSWVTAISWVVLESAPKFLLATGSCDGCVKLWLGDIEGMVTPKEVNDDCVCLLREVIVAAGPVSVLSCVAPSKSPNEILLAVGKGSGLLEVLSCDISSGEIKFNRQFNAHDQVVTGVAWAFDGHCLYSCSQDNSVHCWILQADTLCLVHFPLNSPSLAYDSKRTSSEIPRHIFDSCYGLALSPGNLVLGVVHSVDTALVDPMYESRAQRAAVELIWTGGMISVSLDNLPDEYVDAVPGFSDKDLVCWQSSILWTLEQYACPAKPLILWDIMEALLAFNQVSPNYVETILYNWFLSWWPDPDSLVSLESMLSSAPNLLHIIDSRHMHMINIVCRRLVLPEMKSVAYSSKHELQSVDVEAVKLWSNLLLHSEAELQRRLVGLTFSAVLYLASGTASALPLDRPCWFPTGVAQMQQWVVMNNNLIPDDLKLLKLEVDKIQKRLFSVCEYVPEEWCSFCPSLVPFESPEVAYCDGTGCNYVGGEKHKLLRCAASMQVCDASPSWFCMCCQRYVYKLAPSTLFMVHSSQYFGRMTESTFLQTYSIPCCPFCGILLQRLQPEFLLSTCLV; encoded by the exons ATGGATGAGAATCATGATGACAACAGCGacgaggatgatgatgatgatgacagtgacgatgatgatgatgatggcgaTGCCAACAACGCAGAGAACTGTGTGCAACCTTCAGAAAATTCTACCACTATCTCCACAGAGCTGGCACTGATTCCATGCATGTTCTCTGAAGGCACCTCAGTTGag GTTCTTAAACATGAGTCTTCTCAAAGGTTCTGGATTAATGGAAAAATTGTGCGCATTAGTGAGGGAAAAGCATTTGTCCACTTTgctgaagctattgaag AGCAACATGATGGGTGGTTTTCATTGAAATTTGGacctgataaaggaaaagaggcTGCTTCATCTTTTAACATGCGCCCAACACTTGATTTAGGCAGGCTGCCAAATGAAATATATTTGGTAGAACATAGCAAAGAGGTGATGGAGGTCCTTGTGAAAGGGCAACTTGTGGAAGCTTGGGTTGATAACAG ATGGATAGAAGGTGCATTTTTGGGAACTAGTGATGCTCAGCTGTTAATAGATTTACATG GTGATTATGGCCGCTTTATTTTAAGTCCTGAAAATGTTCGCCTCATGCCTATATGGATTCCTGATGAGAACTCATGGCAAATTACTGTGGTGAAGCTGAGGAAGATGACAACAAGTTTGCATGAT gTTCCTGATGTCAAATGTGCCACTGGCACGGGAAGGAACATAAATCAAGATAAGCGCAAGGAAAGTTCAAGGAAGAGACATGAAGAAAATGCATTTCCAACTTCCTTATCTGCAGAGGAGTACGTCTTTCGTAGCAACCTGTTATCGTCACTTGTTGTTTCATGGTCGCCTATGCTGCATTTGTCAACTAATCTGGGTGCTGTTGCTATAAGTGGCTTCTCCAAGACATGTGCTTTACTTGCAGTTGGTGGGAAATGTGGAAAAATTTCCTTTTGGAGATTCAATGAACCAAACTCTTACACTGTTGATCAGTGCCCAGTCTCTGTTGATGCGACGCTTGTTGGGATCCTCCAAGCTCACACTTCTTGGGTTACTGCAATAAGCTGGGTTGTTCTAGAGTCTGCACCAAAGTTTCTCTTAGCTACTGGGAGCTGTGATGGGTG TGTGAAGTTATGGCTAGGAGATATTGAAGGAATGGTCACACCTAAGGAAGTGAATGATGATTGTGTTTGTCTTTTGAGAGAG GTGATAGTTGCAGCTGGCCCTGTCTCTGTGCTTTCATGTGTTGCACCTTCAAAGTCTCCCAACGAAATTCTTTTGGCAGTGGGAAAAGGATCTGGCTTATTAGAGGTGTTGAGCTGTGATATATCAAGTGGTGAAATTAAATTTAATAGGCAATTTAATGCGCATGATCAAGTG GTCACTGGCGTTGCTTGGGCTTTTGATGGTCATTGCTTGTACAGCTGCAGTCAG GACAACTCCGTTCATTGCTGGATATTGCAAGCTGACACTCTTTGTCTGGTTCACTTCCCTCTAAACTCTCCTAGTCTTGCTTATGATAGTAAGAGGACGTCTAGTGAG ATACCACGGCATATATTTGATTCCTGTTACGGTCTGGCATTATCCCCTGGAAACTTGGTTCTTGGTGTG GTTCACAGTGTTGACACTGCCCTTGTTGATCCTATGTATGAATCAAG GGCCCAGAGAGCGGCTGTGGAATTGATCTGGACTGGTGGTATGATCAGTGTTTCTCTGGACAATCTGCCTGATGAATATGTTGATGCTGTTCCTGGTTTCTCTGACAAGGACCTGGTTTGCTGGCAATCCAGCATCTTGTGGACCCTTGAGCAGTATGCTTGTCCAGCAAAGCCTCTTATCCTTTGGGATATAATGGAAGCACTCCTAGCTTTTAATCAAGTTTCACCAAATTATGTTGAGACTATTCTTTATAACTGGTTCTTAAGCTGGTGGCCTGACCCAGATTCCTTGGTTTCTCTTGAATCAATGTTGTCTTCCGCACCTAATTTGCTACACATAATTGATTCCAGGCACATGCACATGATCAATATTGTCTGTAGACGACTGGTGCTGCCTGAAATGAAGAGTGTGGCATACAGCAGTAAACATGAACTGCAGTCTGTTGACGTTGAGGCAGTTAAACTGTGGTCGAACCTACTTCTACATAGTGAAGCTGAATTACAGAGGCGGCTTGTTGGTTTAACTTTTTCCGCTGTACTATACCTTGCTTCTGGTACTGCCAGCGCACTTCCTCTAGATAGGCCATGTTGGTTTCCAACAGGAGTTGCACAAATGCAGCAGTGGGTAGTTATGAACAATAACTTGATCCCTGATGACCTTAAACTCCTCAAATTGGAGGTTGATAAGATTCAGAAAAG GCTTTTTTCTGTATGTGAATATGTTCCAGAAGAATGGTGTAGCTTTTGTCCTTCACTAGTACCATTTGAATCTCCAGAGGTGGCGTATTGTGATGGTACTGGATGCAACTATGTAGGTGGAGAAAAGCACAAACTTCTGCGATGTGCAGCTTCCATGCAGGTTTGTGATGCTAGCCCGTCATGGTTTTGCATGTGCTGCCAAAGATATGTCTACAAACTCGCACCAAGTACGCTGTTTATGGTACATTCATCACAATATTTTGGTCGTATGACAGAGTCAACCTTTCTGCAGACATATTCAATACCTTGCTGTCCTTTTTGTGGGATACTTCTGCAGAGATTACAGCCAGAATTCCTTCTTTCTACATGCTTAGTTTAA